One genomic window of Lepeophtheirus salmonis chromosome 5, UVic_Lsal_1.4, whole genome shotgun sequence includes the following:
- the LOC121117745 gene encoding phenoloxidase-activating factor 2, producing the protein MWIRVSFLLLFFGVTYGQEETRLGLVGLTHLNKDPVGNSRIQPNNENNNQNTPVLSEIIDGASKGRARRLCCCSSTLQCPTVTNGKDDFFDYEEDRDLVGLGIINPRTANITTRIANFGANTPDHIQCPRGRTLCCYDNVISLLHLGNRCLSQNLENSASQTCSSKIPINGPTCGTRNFSPIQTSKGQSSPEEFPWTCLLLNQNNDFLGTCAIIPETYSNSLIGGTRKVITAAHKLNKLGPKDLLKVRVLEYDARGFNPPEMTRHVEHTVVKFLVHPDFNQKRLSNDIALLTLDRPIDLTPNGVNAACLPSCLDMFDAGTRCWVAGWGKDTSTGQFKFIQNKVDVPLVNSRNCENLIKPALAQRSQTAARRFKLHESELCAGGVAGKDACDGDGGAPLVCQSREGLWHVVGLVAWGVGCAQKDVPGIYTKVSYFRSWIENN; encoded by the exons ATGTGGATAAGagtttcatttttacttttattctttGGAGTTACCTATGGACAAGAAGAAACTCGTTTGGGGCTTGTTGGTTTAACCCATTTAA ATAAAGATCCTGTAGGAAATAGTCGAATCCAACCaaacaatgaaaataacaatcaaaataCTCCAGTTTTGTCCGAAATAATTGACGGAGCCTCTAAAGGTCGTGCACGTAGACTTTGTTGTTGCTCTTCTACTTTACAATGCCCCACTGTAACTAATGGCAAAGACGACTTCTTTGATTATGAAGAAGATCGGGATTTGGTTGGTCTTGGAATCATTAATCCAAGAACTGCAAATATAACAACACGTATAGCAAACTTT gGAGCAAACACTCCAGACCATATACAATGTCCCAGGGGACGTACACTTTGTTGCTATGACAATGTAATTTCTCTTTTGCATCTTGGAAATAGATGCTTAAGCCAAAACCTAGAAAATTCTGCTAGTCAAACCTGTTCCTCCAAGATTCCCATTAATGGTCCCACTTGTGGAACAAGAAATTTCTCACCGATTCAAACATCAAAAGGACAAAGTAGTCCTGAAGAGTTTCCATGGACCTGTCTCTTACTTAATCAAAATAACGACTTCCTGGGTACCTGCGCAATTATTCCTGAGACCTATAGCAATAGCTTAATCGGGGGTACCAGAAAAGTAATAACTGCAGCTCACAAACTCAATAAACTAGGACCCAAAGA CTTATTGAAGGTTCGTGTATTAGAGTATGATGCCAGAGGATTCAATCCTCCTGAGATGACAAGACATGTTGAACATACTGTTGTCAAATTTCTTGTTCACCCTGATTTTAACCAAAAACGCTTGAGTAATGATATTGCTCTTTTAACACTGGACCGCCCCATTGATTTAACACCCAATGGTGTGAATGCTGCATGTCTCCCTTCTTGCTTGGATATGTTTGATGCGGGAACAag atgTTGGGTTGCAGGATGGGGAAAAGACACATCGACTGGACAGTTCAAGTTTATTCAAAACAAAGTAGATGTCCCACTCGTTAACTCTCGTAATTGTGAAAATCTCATAAAACCTGCACTGGCGCAGAGGAGTCAAACGGCTGCTCGTAGATTCAAATTACACGAGAGTGAGCTTTGTGCTGGTGGTGTGGCTGGAAAAGATGCTTGTGATGGGGATGGAGGAGCTCCCCTTGTTTGTCAATCAAG